The segment TCTGGAGGACGGCGATCGCCTCGGGACCTTTTCCGTCGCCGGAGAGCTGGTACGCGAGCGTTACGGCCGCGGTCGGGTCGTCCGGGTCCTCGTCGATCAGCTTCCGAAGCATTTCCACGGACTCCTCGGAACGCCCCTGAATGTCGAGCGCGGCGGCGAGCGTCCGGCGAGCCCCCCGGTCCTCGGGACGCGCGGCGACGAGCGCGCGAGCCTCCTTCTCCGCCTCCGCGAACCGGCCTCCCCGGAGCAGGTCGAGGGCGATCCGGTCGGCGACCGGCGTGTTGTCGGCCTCCGCGCGGCGAAGCTGGCGCAGGAGGTCGACCGCCCGGCCGAAGTCGCGCTGCGACTCCCAGAACTCGATCGACGAGGTCAGCGCATCCCGGTCCGTCGGGTCCGAGGCGAGCCACCGATCGTAATCCTGGCGCGCTTGCCCGTCGGCGCCGCGCTTGTCGTCGGCTTGCGCGCGCACCTTGATCGCGGCGGGGTTGTCGGCGAGCCCGGGGACGTCGTCGAGCGCCGCACGCGCGAGATCCGGGCGGCCGGAGAGGAGATGGGCCCGCGCGAGCGCGGCGGCGGTCCCGGGATTCTGGGGAGCGAGCCGGTGCGCTTTCTCGAGAGCGGCGACCGCGGACGGGACCCGCGAGGGGTCCTTGTCGGCGGCGGCGAGATCGATCGCCCCCGCCAGGCGCCAGGCGGATTCGAACGAGGGGTCGAGCTCGGCGGCGCGTCCGGCTTCCTTGCGCGCCTCGTCGTCGACGCCCATCTGCTGGAGGAGGACCGCGAGCTCGAAATGGACCACCGGGTCGTCGGGCGCGAGCGTGGCCGCCTTGCGGAAGTCGCCGAGGGCCTGCTCGAACTTGCCCTCGGCCTCCGCCATTTTCGCCGACAGGAAGGTCTCGCGGATGGCGATGACGGGGTCCTCCGCCGCGAAAACCGGCGCCGCTCCCGCCCCGAGGACCAGCAACAGCAGCCATTTCGCCCTCATTCGCCCAGAATAACACGCAGGATCGCGCGCTTCTTCCGCTTCCGTCGTGCGGCGGCTTCCGAGATAATGAAAAGAATGTCGAAGCTCGGGGAAACTCTTTTGTCGATCGGCGCGCTGTCGGCGGGAGCGCTCAACCGCGCGCTGATGCTCCAGCGATCGACCGGCGGACGCCTCGGCACGATCCTGCTCGAGCAGGGGCTCGTGACGGAGGAGACGCTGGCCCGCGCGCTCGCGAAGACGACCGGGCGAAACTACGCGCACTGGAACCGCGTGAAGAACGCGTCGCGCGACGTCGTCACGCTCGTTCCGGCGCGGATCGCGATCCGCGCGCTCGCGATCCCTTTCGAGCACGAAGGACGCGTCCTGCGGGTCGCGATGCGGGACCCGAACGACCTCGCGGCCGAAGACGAGCTCGCGTTGGTGACCGGCAAGCGGATCGAGCCGTGGGTGACGGCAGAGTTCCGCGTCGCCGAGGCGCTCGAGCGCTTCTACGGCGAGCGGCGGTCGGCGCGCTTCCGGGTGCTCTCGGAACGGCTCGAGAGAGGCATCCGGCCCCCCTCGACGCCGGCCGCGCCGCCGCCTCCCCCGCCCGACCTTCGAGGAGAACGGACGGGTCCCTTGGCCGACCTGACGCCCGTGCCCGGCCGGACCTCGGACGTCTGGAAGATCACGCGCGAGGTCTCCGACGAGATCGAGATCGCGACCTGGCGGCCGGCGGCGCCGTTCGTGCGCCCGACGACCCCGACGCCGACCGGGGAGCTCGAATTCTCGATCGAGGAGCTCGAGGAGGAGGCGGCCGTCCCGTCCGCGCCCCCGGCGTCTCCCGCGCCGCCTCCGACTGCCGAAGCCCCGCGGGCGCCCGCCGGCGCCGCGCCGGCAGCGGCAACCCCGGCCGCCCCTTCGATGCCGCCTCGGGAAACACCGGAGATCCATGCGCCGGCCCCCGCCGTGCCGACGGGCCGGCCGAAACCGGGAAGAAAGAAGGAAGTCACGGCGAAAGCCGCGCCGGAGACGGCTCCGGCGCCTCCCGCCGCAATCTCGCTCGGCCAGGCCCGTGAAAGGATCCTTTCCGCCCAGGCGCGCGACGACATCGCCGAGGCCGTCCTCGACCGCCTCGCCGGCCCGAGCCCGCTCGTGGCGCTCTTGATCGCCCGCAAGGACGACGTCATCGGATGGCACGCACGGGGCGAGGGGGTGTCCCGGAGCGCGCTTCGTTCGATCCGCATCCCCTTCACCGAGCCCTCCATCTTCTTGAACGTCAAGCTCTCCGGAACGCCCTACGTGGGGCTGCTTCCCGACCTCCCGTCTCACGAGGCGCTGCTCGAGGGTCTGGGGAGGCGCCCCGGCCGGAGCGCGGTTTACCCCGTTTTTCTGAAGAACCGGGTCGTGGCATTCATCCTGGCCGAGCTCCCCGCGGGCACGGAGGACCTCGCCGCGCTGGCCGCTTCGATGGCGGAGGGCTTCGCCGCCCTCATTCTTCAGCAGCGGGGGCGGGCCGAGTCGGCTTGACCGGCCGAAAGGACTTGATTACACTCAAGATATCCGGAAACTCCATGAGGGCTTGACCGATGATCAAAGCGGATATCGTGGACCGTCTTTTCGAGGAAGCGTCGATCCCGCGGCCGAAAGCGATCACCGCCGTGGAGACGGTCATCGACGCGCTCCGGCAGGCGCTCGGAGCGGGCGACCGGATCGAGCTCCGAGGATTCGGAGTTTTCGAAGTGAAGCGCCGAAAGCGCGGCATCGGCCGCAACCCGAAGACGGGAGTCGAGGTCGCGATCCCTCCGGGCAACACGATCCGCTTCAAGCCGGGCAAGGAGCTGCGTGACATGCGCGACGACTCCGCGCCCACCGCTTCCTCCTGATCCGGCCCGCCGCTCCGATCCGATGAGGTTCCTTACGGGCCGGCGGCGGCTTTCGCTCCCGACCACTCCCGCCTTTCACCTCCTGCTTCTCGGCATCACCGCACTCACGACGACGATCGTGCCTTTCGGCAGCTCATGGGGAATCTTCTCGGACCGTCCGCTCTCCGAAAGCCTCATCGATCCCGCGATGTGGCGGATCGGCGCCTCGTTCTCGGTGCCTTTGCTCGCGATCCTCGGAATCCACGAGCTCGGTCACATGATCGCCTGCCGGCGGTACGGGCTTCCCGCGACCTACCCGTACTTCATTCCCGCTCCGATCGGCGTCGGCACGTTCGGCGCGGTCATCAAGATCCGCGCGCCGATCACCTCGAGGAAGACGCTCTTCGACGTCGGCGCGGCCGGGCCGCTCGCGGGATTCGCCGTGGCGGTGCCGATCGCCGTGTGGGGCATCGCGATCTCCCGCGTGACGACGGCGGTCCCCTCAGGCGACTACCTCGATTTCGGCGAGCCTCTGTTTTTCCGCCTGGTCGAGCGTCTCGTCCACCCCGGAATGCCGCCGGGCGCTGAGCTCGCCCTCTCGCCGCTGGGATTCGCGGGCTGGTTCGGCCTCTTCGTGACGGCGCTGAACCTCCTGCCGCTGGCGCAGCTCGACGGCGGCCACATCCTCTACGCGGCGGCCGGAAGAGCGCAGCGGACGATCGGCTTCGCGCTCTTCGCCGTGCTCATCGGCCTCGCCTTCCTCTGGCCGGGATGGATCCTGTGGGTGCTCATCGTTCTGCTGATGGGAATCGCGCATCCTCCGACGGCGGACCCGGCCGAGCGGCTCGACCCGAAACGCCTCGTGCTCGCGCTCGTCTGCCTTCTCGTCTTTGCGCTGTCGTTCACGCCGGTCCCGATCCGGATGGTCAGCGCTCCGCCGCACCCGCGGCCGCCGAGAACCTATCAGTTGTGATCCGGTCACCTCAGCGGCGCGACGCGCCGCCTCCTCCCGAGCGAGCGTCTGCCGCCCGATTGCGAAGCGGAGTCCGATCCGGGACGCGGGTGGCGCGCCGGCGTCCCTCTCGGAGCCAGCCGCCGCGCACCGGCCTGTAACCCCTCCGCAGCCCGCGCCGGCCGGGCCGAGAGGGCGCCGGCGCGCCAGGCCCCGCGACTCCCCATCGCGGCATCAGTCCCGCGATCCGGTGGCTGCGCGAGCGAGGCTCTACCGGTCCTTTTCTTCCGCGACGACGGGCCCTTCCGCCGGAACCGGCGCCGGACGCCCGAACATCCGCCGGAAAAACGCGATTTCCTCGGTCGTGAAGAAGCCGCCGAGCCACAGCAGGACGAACGCCGTGACGATCAGCGCGGCCTGCGCGGCGAGGCTTCCGCTCCACTTCCCCGCGGCATAGACGCCCGCCGAGACGAGCGCGAGCCGGCCGAGCCTCCCCCGCTCGTACCGGATCGGGAAGGCGCGCTGCGAAAAGAGGAACATCGCCGCGGCCATCACGACGTAGGCGGCGAGCGTGGCGTAAGCCGCGCCGAGGATGCCGAAGATCGGCACCCACCAGAGGTTCGTCACGACGTTGACGAGCGCGCCGAGACCGGTGACGATCGGCAGGCGGCTGGTCTTCTCCCGGATGTAGATCCCGGCGATGAAATTCGTCGCGAACATCTGGAAGACGTAGGCGAGGAGCACGACGGGGATCACGCCGACTCCGGAGAGGTAGTCCTTCCGCAAGAGCGAGCGGTGGACGACCGGAAGCCGGATCCCGACGAACCACGGAAGGAAGAACGCGAGCGCGAGGAACGCGAAGAGCGAGAGCGCCGCCG is part of the Thermoanaerobaculia bacterium genome and harbors:
- a CDS encoding site-2 protease family protein gives rise to the protein MRFLTGRRRLSLPTTPAFHLLLLGITALTTTIVPFGSSWGIFSDRPLSESLIDPAMWRIGASFSVPLLAILGIHELGHMIACRRYGLPATYPYFIPAPIGVGTFGAVIKIRAPITSRKTLFDVGAAGPLAGFAVAVPIAVWGIAISRVTTAVPSGDYLDFGEPLFFRLVERLVHPGMPPGAELALSPLGFAGWFGLFVTALNLLPLAQLDGGHILYAAAGRAQRTIGFALFAVLIGLAFLWPGWILWVLIVLLMGIAHPPTADPAERLDPKRLVLALVCLLVFALSFTPVPIRMVSAPPHPRPPRTYQL
- a CDS encoding HU family DNA-binding protein, whose product is MIKADIVDRLFEEASIPRPKAITAVETVIDALRQALGAGDRIELRGFGVFEVKRRKRGIGRNPKTGVEVAIPPGNTIRFKPGKELRDMRDDSAPTASS
- a CDS encoding tetratricopeptide repeat protein, producing MRAKWLLLLVLGAGAAPVFAAEDPVIAIRETFLSAKMAEAEGKFEQALGDFRKAATLAPDDPVVHFELAVLLQQMGVDDEARKEAGRAAELDPSFESAWRLAGAIDLAAADKDPSRVPSAVAALEKAHRLAPQNPGTAAALARAHLLSGRPDLARAALDDVPGLADNPAAIKVRAQADDKRGADGQARQDYDRWLASDPTDRDALTSSIEFWESQRDFGRAVDLLRQLRRAEADNTPVADRIALDLLRGGRFAEAEKEARALVAARPEDRGARRTLAAALDIQGRSEESVEMLRKLIDEDPDDPTAAVTLAYQLSGDGKGPEAIAVLQKFVDRLGVPPSKPELSREVRSEIAGLLYGDRRFDEAKKIAAETAVGKDGVADRSLGVLLERARDENRPADGLAWAKKAADAEPGNPDWKGAVAEFEIRTGARAEGEKTLADLARSGIAGEVLAAADARERLKDFAASAQIAADGVKRFEGNLDLMFRLGSALERTGKIDEAGAVFEEILKTRPDDANTLNYLGYMYADKGIRLAEARRMLERAVALDPQNGAFLDSLGWVCFRMNDLREAEKFLSKAAQKIPADATVQEHLGDLEARRGQMAEAVVHWKRSLTLSPDEPEKIAKKIHDSGATP